TCGACCAGAGCGCCATTCCAAAGCCTCCCGCCTTGCGTGTCGTTTCCAGACACCGTCCCGGCGCAAAGCTTTTGTGCCGAAATTTCTTTCATTATTGAGTCATTTCGTTTGTCGGTTCGCGTCGCATTTTTACGTTCGCTCCCACGTGCGAACGTGCATGATTTATTCCGAAAGTAAAGAACACATGAGTTTTGAAGCACTTGGCCTGCACGCGTCCATCGTCCAGGCAGTCGCCGATACCGGCTACACCACCCCGACCCCGGTCCAGGCGCAAGCCATCCCGGCCGCCATCGCGCGCCGTGACCTGCTGGTGTCGTCGCAGACCGGTTCGGGCAAGACCGCCGCCTTCATGCTGCCGGCCCTGCACCACCTGGCCAACGCCGAGCCTACCCCGGTCGGCAAGACCCCTGCGCAAGAAGCGCAGGCCGCCCGCGCACGCGGCGAGCGCGTCCGTTTCAAGCCGGCCCAGCCAAAGATGCTGGTCCTGACCCCGACCCGCGAACTGGCCCTGCAGGTGACCAGCAATACCGACAAGTACACGGCCCATATGCGCCGCGTGCGCTGCGTCTCGATCCTGGGCGGCATGCCGTATCCGAAGCAGATGCAGCTGCTGGCCAAGAACCCTGAAATCCTGGTCGCCACCCCGGGCCGCCTGATCGACCACATGGAGTCGGGCAAGATCGACTTCTCGCAGCTCGAGATCCTGGTGCTGGACGAAGCCGACCGCATGCTCGACATGGGCTTCATCGACGACATCGAGAAGATCGTCGCCGCGACCCCGTCGACCCGCCAGACCATGCTGTTCTCGGCGACGCTCGATGGCGTGGTGGGCAATATGGCGCGCCGCATCACCAGCGACCCGCTGACGATCCAGATCGCCAGCGCCACCAACCGCCACGAGAACATCGTGCAGCGCGTGCACTTTGTCGACGACCTGTCGCACAAGAACCGCCTGCTCGACCACCTGCTGCGCGACGAGACGCTCGACCAGGCCGTGGTGTTCACCGCCACCAAGCGCGACGCCGACATGATCGCCGACCGCCTCAACATCGCCGGCTTCGCCGCCGCCGCGCTGCATGGCGACATGCACCAGGGCGCCCGCAACCGCACGCTCGACGGCATGCGCCGCGGCAGCGTGCGCGTGCTGGTCGCGACCGACGTCGCCGCGCGCGGCATCGACGTGCCGACCATCACCCACGTGGTCAACTATGACCTGCCGAAGTTCCCCGAGGACTACGTGCAC
This portion of the Telluria beijingensis genome encodes:
- a CDS encoding DEAD/DEAH box helicase, whose product is MSFEALGLHASIVQAVADTGYTTPTPVQAQAIPAAIARRDLLVSSQTGSGKTAAFMLPALHHLANAEPTPVGKTPAQEAQAARARGERVRFKPAQPKMLVLTPTRELALQVTSNTDKYTAHMRRVRCVSILGGMPYPKQMQLLAKNPEILVATPGRLIDHMESGKIDFSQLEILVLDEADRMLDMGFIDDIEKIVAATPSTRQTMLFSATLDGVVGNMARRITSDPLTIQIASATNRHENIVQRVHFVDDLSHKNRLLDHLLRDETLDQAVVFTATKRDADMIADRLNIAGFAAAALHGDMHQGARNRTLDGMRRGSVRVLVATDVAARGIDVPTITHVVNYDLPKFPEDYVHRIGRTGRAGRNGTAISLVNHAENMAVRRIERFTRQPIPVNVIEGFEPKRAAAPSRSSTRPGWKPGDGRNAGKPAQRGFGKPSGPREGGYADRAPREGYASRPHGDRPYGDRPQGESRYADRGPREGYAPRPQGDRAAADRAPRDGNRFGGPREGQGQRREGGYKGAHPRSMDGARRSFGE